In Methanococcoides sp. LMO-2, a single window of DNA contains:
- a CDS encoding PAS domain S-box protein gives MEHYFEMIFNSVNDGIFIHTPEGRFLEVNRIMCDDLGYQKDELLQMSVMDITPPEFREATGKQVVEKLKQGGGIFETVSKCKDGSLAKVELNVRPIDYKGTPAILTVARNVTERKEMEKALRKSEISLANAQRIAHLGNWDWDIVTNELYWSDEIYRIFGLAPNEFGATYDAFLNSVHPDDRIFVQDAVDKAVYENDPYNIDHRILLPDGSERIVHEQGEITFNETGQPIRMVGTVQDITERKKIEKEVIIKEKAIDSSLNAIVFADLKGKILFANPSFLELWGYDNKNEIIGLNGNKLWNYEIDPLEIQNSLVSTGSWKGEAIARKKDGIEFSVAISSHFIIDDIGNPICLMASFVDITERKIKEKLVIEKAKAEASSRAKSELLSTMSHEMRTPLTIIIGYSDLLDMQEIGTLNQKQASYVQTILESGHHLLSLINDTLDLSKAEAHKMELNIEEFFIPDVIDDVKTALMPLTSSKNLDLLTNVNSDIATIKADKKKFKQILYNLMSNALKFTPEKGSITIETHPTNNMVQFNVIDNGIGMSEENMKRIFQPFQQVNTPETKEQQGTGLGLALTKKFVKMHGGKVWVKSELGKGTIFSFTLPFDQEIQV, from the coding sequence TTGGAACATTATTTTGAAATGATATTTAATTCCGTAAATGATGGAATCTTTATCCATACACCTGAAGGACGTTTTTTGGAAGTGAACAGGATCATGTGTGATGATCTTGGATATCAAAAGGATGAATTGCTACAAATGAGTGTAATGGATATAACGCCGCCGGAATTCAGGGAAGCCACTGGCAAACAAGTTGTAGAGAAACTTAAGCAGGGTGGAGGAATTTTCGAAACTGTAAGCAAATGCAAAGATGGTTCTTTGGCAAAAGTTGAACTTAATGTCCGCCCGATCGACTACAAAGGAACTCCTGCTATTCTGACCGTTGCCAGAAATGTGACCGAGCGCAAGGAAATGGAAAAAGCTCTTCGCAAGAGTGAGATAAGTTTAGCCAATGCACAGCGTATTGCTCATCTTGGAAATTGGGATTGGGATATCGTCACCAATGAGCTGTACTGGTCAGATGAGATCTATCGCATATTTGGACTGGCACCTAACGAATTCGGAGCTACGTATGATGCATTTCTAAATTCTGTCCACCCGGATGACAGAATATTTGTTCAGGACGCTGTAGATAAGGCAGTTTATGAAAATGATCCGTACAATATTGATCATCGTATTCTTTTACCCGATGGCTCTGAACGCATTGTGCATGAGCAAGGCGAGATTACTTTTAACGAAACCGGACAGCCTATCCGAATGGTTGGCACAGTACAGGATATTACTGAACGTAAGAAAATAGAAAAAGAGGTTATCATAAAAGAAAAAGCTATTGATTCCTCACTCAATGCTATCGTTTTTGCTGATCTTAAAGGGAAGATTCTCTTTGCTAATCCTTCGTTCCTTGAATTATGGGGTTATGACAACAAAAATGAGATTATTGGACTAAATGGTAACAAGCTCTGGAATTATGAAATTGACCCTCTGGAAATACAAAACTCATTGGTTTCCACAGGAAGCTGGAAAGGAGAAGCAATTGCCAGGAAAAAAGATGGGATAGAATTTAGTGTAGCTATATCTTCTCATTTTATAATAGATGATATTGGCAATCCAATTTGTTTAATGGCTTCATTTGTAGACATAACTGAACGTAAAATAAAAGAGAAACTAGTTATAGAAAAAGCAAAAGCTGAAGCTTCCAGCCGTGCTAAAAGTGAGCTTTTATCCACAATGAGTCATGAAATGCGTACACCTCTAACTATTATCATTGGTTACTCGGATTTGCTTGACATGCAGGAAATTGGAACACTCAATCAGAAACAAGCAAGTTATGTACAAACCATTTTAGAAAGTGGCCACCATCTCTTGTCGCTCATAAACGATACATTGGATCTTTCTAAGGCTGAAGCCCATAAGATGGAACTCAATATTGAAGAATTTTTTATACCTGATGTTATTGATGATGTAAAAACTGCACTGATGCCCTTAACATCAAGTAAAAACCTTGATTTACTAACAAATGTAAACTCAGATATAGCCACTATAAAGGCGGATAAGAAGAAATTTAAACAGATACTCTACAATTTAATGAGCAACGCTCTAAAGTTTACACCTGAAAAAGGCTCGATTACCATCGAAACACACCCCACGAACAACATGGTACAGTTTAATGTTATCGATAATGGTATTGGAATGTCTGAAGAAAACATGAAAAGAATATTCCAACCTTTCCAACAAGTTAATACTCCAGAAACAAAAGAACAACAGGGAACTGGATTAGGACTTGCCCTTACCAAAAAATTTGTGAAAATGCATGGTGGTAAGGTCTGGGTAAAAAGTGAACTTGGAAAAGGGACAATATTTAGTTTTACTTTACCATTCGATCAGGAAATTCAAGTTTAA
- the nrdD gene encoding anaerobic ribonucleoside-triphosphate reductase encodes MSERQEMSTEELFALPKDKFVERCKDWCNEFNNGQPIKTDENNPCPVHVWVAINGVKCAHDTVANVAQCPVCDQPVCPDCMNHSVHQLSRVTGYISNVSGWNAGKKQELKDRVRSDLK; translated from the coding sequence ATGTCAGAGAGACAAGAAATGTCAACAGAGGAACTGTTTGCACTTCCAAAGGATAAATTTGTTGAAAGATGCAAAGATTGGTGCAATGAGTTCAATAACGGACAGCCTATCAAAACTGATGAAAATAATCCATGTCCGGTTCATGTATGGGTAGCAATTAACGGGGTAAAATGTGCTCATGATACCGTTGCAAATGTTGCACAGTGTCCGGTATGTGACCAGCCAGTGTGCCCGGATTGCATGAACCACAGTGTCCACCAGCTTTCAAGGGTAACAGGATATATCTCCAATGTCAGCGGATGGAACGCTGGGAAAAAACAGGAACTTAAAGACCGGGTCAGGTCTGATCTGAAGTGA
- a CDS encoding YwbE family protein, giving the protein MSAGNTRANIKIGAKVGIVLKKDQRSGNITHGVVKRILTKSSSHPHGIKVQLEDGQVGRVKEILS; this is encoded by the coding sequence ATGAGCGCAGGTAATACAAGAGCAAATATCAAGATCGGTGCAAAAGTAGGTATCGTCTTAAAGAAAGACCAGCGATCCGGCAATATCACTCACGGCGTTGTCAAAAGGATCCTGACCAAATCATCTTCCCATCCTCATGGAATAAAGGTCCAGCTGGAAGATGGGCAGGTCGGAAGGGTAAAAGAAATACTTTCATAA
- a CDS encoding branched-chain amino acid transporter permease, whose translation MTDDPVHLLIITAVVALATFATRAVPFVFFNNRAPPEMLSTIEKNLPPMILLLLVIYCLKDVQWLSVPYGVPEMFTIAAVTGLHLWKRNAMLSIFTGTGMYMLLVQLDVFRMIFG comes from the coding sequence ATGACCGATGATCCGGTACACCTGCTTATCATAACAGCCGTAGTTGCGCTTGCTACCTTCGCTACAAGGGCTGTGCCTTTTGTATTCTTTAACAACAGGGCTCCGCCTGAGATGCTCTCAACCATTGAGAAAAATCTTCCTCCTATGATTCTCTTGCTTCTGGTTATCTATTGCCTGAAGGACGTTCAGTGGCTTTCAGTGCCATACGGTGTCCCGGAGATGTTCACCATAGCAGCGGTCACAGGACTGCACCTGTGGAAGAGAAATGCAATGCTCAGCATTTTTACAGGGACAGGGATGTACATGTTACTGGTCCAGCTGGATGTTTTCAGAATGATTTTCGGCTAA
- a CDS encoding calcium/sodium antiporter, translated as MYELLILLIGLAGLMLGADLIIKAALKIAEHYKISHAFIGLTLLTLGTNLPELVISVTGSIQRSMGTETSGLIIGDSIGSCFGQIGITMGIVGMFGVLTLTKRELSRDGVMMLVSVALLFLTGMDGTLSRTDGLIFIGAYAVYFFLLYREEEVHQKFRSAPPLHLLQTILTIAAGFAVLIVSSYAVLNNALYLADMWGISQSFIGIVLIGLGTSLPELALSWSSIRKRAINLSVFNLIGSNIFDILFTLGVGSLISAFTVSEDLIRFDIPALFLVSLLVVLFFRRHMQLKKNEAFVLILLYVIYIGVKIYNI; from the coding sequence ATGTACGAACTCCTAATCCTACTGATCGGACTTGCAGGCCTGATGCTTGGAGCTGATCTTATCATCAAGGCAGCCCTGAAGATCGCAGAGCACTACAAGATCTCACATGCATTCATCGGTCTTACACTGCTCACCCTTGGAACCAACCTGCCGGAGCTTGTCATTAGCGTTACCGGTTCCATCCAGCGATCAATGGGAACCGAGACATCCGGACTTATCATTGGTGATTCCATAGGCTCCTGCTTTGGGCAAATAGGCATCACAATGGGCATTGTGGGCATGTTCGGAGTACTAACATTGACAAAACGTGAACTTTCCAGGGATGGGGTAATGATGCTCGTTTCCGTTGCTCTCCTGTTTCTCACCGGCATGGATGGCACACTCAGTCGTACAGACGGGCTGATCTTTATTGGAGCCTATGCGGTCTATTTCTTCCTGCTATACAGGGAAGAAGAGGTTCACCAGAAGTTCAGGAGTGCTCCGCCGTTACATCTTCTACAGACCATTCTTACTATTGCTGCCGGATTTGCGGTCCTCATAGTATCATCATATGCAGTCCTGAACAATGCACTCTACCTGGCAGACATGTGGGGGATCTCACAATCCTTCATCGGTATCGTACTTATCGGACTTGGAACTTCATTGCCCGAGCTTGCACTCTCCTGGAGCAGTATCAGGAAAAGGGCTATCAACCTGTCCGTATTCAACCTCATCGGAAGCAACATATTCGATATACTGTTCACCCTGGGAGTTGGCAGCTTGATAAGTGCCTTTACTGTTAGTGAAGATCTGATAAGATTTGACATCCCTGCCCTGTTCTTGGTCTCACTTCTGGTCGTGTTGTTCTTCAGGAGACACATGCAGTTGAAGAAGAACGAGGCGTTTGTTTTGATATTGCTTTATGTGATCTATATTGGTGTAAAGATCTACAATATTTAA
- a CDS encoding glycosyltransferase, giving the protein MKLTMVIPTYWGRESNVGWLEGDAVYDHATPLDHEGTLGRAIKSTAILKDNDFELVILVAPNNDEITDQVEQKVGEIIRNSSPDGVNVHMFGPSHLAKLHDELEIAGMGDYCDLLSLGGYSNIRNMCLFIPHIMNSDVAVLIDDDEVFEDPEFISKAKEFIGNHHEGSFIDAVAGYYLQPDGEYLVSVPDKPWTQYWDKNACMNEGFKQVIGTSPRLKETPFVFGGNMLVHRDLFMKVPFDPMVPRGEDIDYLMNARMFGHSFMLDNELAIKHLPPAKSHPTWKRVREDIYRFVYERAKLMSQKETDGMLMLSAEDMGYYPGNFLGDDLEEKIVNACQLLSEEYLASGDNVGSEEALRNIELSLDDAIPDFEPFGHLCDLQKRWSELMTYIDDRDEMSSVLSEMRLEDASLLLVCES; this is encoded by the coding sequence TTGAAATTAACAATGGTAATTCCCACTTACTGGGGAAGGGAAAGCAATGTAGGATGGCTTGAAGGAGATGCGGTCTACGATCATGCAACACCACTGGATCACGAGGGGACACTTGGAAGAGCCATCAAAAGCACGGCAATCCTAAAGGATAACGATTTTGAACTGGTGATACTGGTCGCTCCGAATAATGACGAGATCACAGATCAGGTGGAACAAAAAGTAGGAGAGATCATCAGGAACTCTTCACCCGACGGGGTCAACGTTCACATGTTTGGTCCGTCACATCTGGCAAAGCTGCACGATGAGCTGGAGATCGCGGGAATGGGGGACTACTGTGACCTGCTTTCACTGGGAGGTTACTCCAACATAAGGAACATGTGCCTTTTCATCCCACATATCATGAACTCGGATGTTGCAGTCCTGATAGACGATGATGAGGTCTTTGAAGATCCTGAGTTCATTTCCAAAGCAAAGGAGTTCATAGGGAACCATCATGAAGGAAGCTTCATCGATGCAGTTGCCGGCTACTACCTGCAACCGGATGGAGAATATCTTGTCAGCGTTCCTGACAAACCATGGACCCAATACTGGGATAAGAATGCCTGTATGAACGAAGGTTTCAAGCAGGTGATCGGCACTTCACCGAGACTTAAAGAGACTCCATTCGTATTCGGTGGAAATATGTTGGTCCACAGGGACCTCTTCATGAAAGTACCGTTCGATCCAATGGTCCCGCGGGGAGAGGATATTGATTACCTGATGAATGCCAGGATGTTCGGCCATTCGTTCATGCTGGACAACGAACTTGCCATCAAGCACCTTCCACCGGCAAAATCCCATCCGACCTGGAAAAGGGTCAGGGAAGACATTTACAGGTTTGTCTATGAGCGGGCAAAGCTCATGAGCCAGAAAGAGACCGACGGAATGCTGATGCTGTCTGCAGAGGATATGGGATACTATCCCGGCAATTTCCTGGGTGACGATCTTGAGGAGAAGATAGTAAATGCCTGCCAGCTGTTGTCTGAAGAATATCTGGCCAGCGGGGATAACGTGGGAAGTGAAGAAGCCCTCAGGAACATTGAACTATCACTTGACGATGCAATCCCGGATTTTGAACCCTTTGGCCACCTGTGTGACCTACAAAAAAGATGGAGCGAACTGATGACCTACATCGACGACAGGGACGAAATGAGCTCGGTACTTTCTGAAATGAGACTGGAGGATGCTTCACTTTTGCTGGTCTGTGAATCCTGA
- a CDS encoding S8 family serine peptidase — translation MDLQNCKLIILTILLLVTGMVIPVSAFAQPVDTQYDIYDELTVEMPDNEQYVPDEIIVKFSPGVSEEKIANINARNGAKVKYTSQYAGFKVLKIPENSNAQKMANLYSKNPNVEYAELNCIATTCMVPNDKYYKYQWHLDNSAYGGINIEDAWDTSTGSGVVVAVLDTGIAYEDYLNFKVAPDLANTNFVDGYDIINGDTHPNDDEGHGTHVTGTIAQSTNNNLGTAGVAYGCSIMPVKVLDSGGSGSYTQIANGIYWATNNGAQVISMSLGGSSSSTTLKNALEYAYNNGVTIICAAGNEYERGNLPSYPAAYDEYCIAVGATRYDETRSYYSNTGPYLDIAAPGGDLTVNQNRDRYSDGVLQQTFSEGNPTDFGYYFYQGTSMATPHVAGVAALVISNAEANGKILTPDEVREAIESTAKDLGAPGLDNEYGWGLVDAYAALNYVPQETENQLPVANAGGLYTGVVGEEIIFDGSGSYDPDGTIVLYEWDFGQGDTESSETDSNATRVYSVAGNYPLSLTVTDDNGAYATSITSVTITEPIQNEAPTASITAPSNGVTGTPIQFNGSLSSDPDDNIFSYEWDFGDGSSSSEISPTNTYDLAGDYTVKLTVTDDYGANDTATAYITIDDTNTPTDQMIITNIEVSDSIRFAGKNRFVSANAVVTIVDESGSPVQYATVSGQWSSDTYPDTGNTDASGNVTLTSDEVKYKNKPLKFIFDVNNVEHSDYEWNISGSVLSEQITYDEPN, via the coding sequence ATGGACTTACAAAATTGTAAACTTATTATATTGACCATTCTGTTGCTGGTCACAGGGATGGTGATCCCCGTTTCTGCATTCGCACAACCGGTCGATACTCAATATGATATCTATGATGAACTGACCGTAGAAATGCCGGATAATGAACAATACGTACCTGACGAGATCATCGTCAAGTTCAGTCCTGGTGTTTCAGAAGAAAAGATCGCTAACATAAATGCCAGGAACGGGGCTAAAGTAAAATATACAAGCCAATATGCCGGCTTCAAGGTTCTGAAGATCCCTGAGAATAGTAATGCTCAGAAGATGGCAAATCTCTACAGTAAGAATCCGAATGTGGAGTATGCAGAGTTAAATTGTATTGCGACCACATGCATGGTACCAAACGACAAATATTACAAATATCAATGGCATCTCGACAACTCCGCATATGGTGGAATCAACATTGAAGATGCATGGGATACCTCAACCGGATCAGGGGTTGTTGTAGCTGTACTGGACACAGGTATCGCATATGAAGATTACCTTAATTTCAAAGTTGCTCCAGACCTTGCAAACACTAATTTTGTAGATGGCTATGACATTATCAACGGTGATACACATCCAAACGATGATGAAGGTCATGGAACACATGTGACTGGAACGATTGCCCAGAGTACAAACAATAACTTAGGAACTGCCGGGGTTGCCTATGGCTGCTCAATAATGCCCGTAAAGGTCCTCGATAGTGGAGGTAGCGGAAGTTACACTCAGATTGCCAACGGGATTTATTGGGCAACTAATAATGGTGCACAAGTTATAAGCATGAGTCTTGGAGGTTCTTCTAGCAGCACAACTCTGAAAAATGCACTTGAATATGCCTACAATAACGGGGTTACTATCATCTGTGCAGCAGGTAATGAATATGAACGTGGTAATCTTCCCTCATATCCTGCAGCCTACGATGAATACTGTATTGCTGTTGGTGCCACCAGATATGATGAAACCCGTTCCTATTACTCAAACACTGGACCTTATCTGGACATCGCTGCTCCTGGCGGAGATCTAACAGTGAACCAGAATAGAGATCGTTATAGTGACGGTGTACTCCAACAAACTTTCAGTGAAGGTAACCCTACTGATTTCGGTTACTACTTCTATCAAGGTACTTCAATGGCAACTCCACATGTTGCAGGTGTTGCAGCCTTGGTGATATCAAATGCAGAAGCCAATGGAAAAATCCTCACACCTGATGAAGTGAGGGAAGCAATTGAATCAACGGCAAAAGATCTGGGAGCTCCGGGACTGGATAATGAATATGGATGGGGACTTGTAGATGCTTATGCTGCATTGAACTATGTGCCACAGGAAACAGAAAACCAACTACCTGTTGCTAATGCTGGTGGTCTATATACTGGTGTCGTAGGTGAAGAGATAATATTTGATGGATCCGGTTCATACGATCCAGATGGAACAATCGTTTTGTATGAATGGGACTTTGGCCAAGGTGATACCGAATCTTCTGAAACGGATAGCAATGCAACACGTGTGTATAGTGTAGCTGGAAATTATCCACTATCACTCACAGTAACAGACGATAATGGCGCATATGCTACAAGTATAACTTCAGTAACCATAACAGAACCTATTCAAAACGAAGCACCAACTGCTTCAATAACTGCTCCATCCAATGGAGTTACAGGAACTCCAATACAGTTCAATGGATCTCTATCAAGCGATCCTGATGATAATATCTTTTCATATGAATGGGACTTTGGAGATGGAAGCTCAAGCAGTGAAATTAGTCCAACTAACACCTATGATTTGGCTGGAGATTATACTGTAAAACTTACAGTAACAGATGATTATGGTGCAAACGACACAGCTACTGCATATATCACAATCGACGATACAAATACACCAACAGATCAAATGATTATTACAAACATTGAAGTTAGTGATTCCATAAGATTTGCAGGCAAAAACAGATTTGTGTCTGCTAATGCAGTTGTGACCATCGTAGATGAGAGTGGTTCGCCTGTTCAATATGCCACTGTGTCAGGACAATGGAGTAGCGACACTTACCCGGATACTGGTAATACCGATGCTTCTGGAAACGTTACGCTGACTTCAGATGAAGTGAAATATAAGAACAAGCCACTAAAATTCATTTTTGATGTGAACAATGTTGAACACTCAGATTATGAATGGAACATTTCGGGTTCAGTTTTATCAGAACAAATAACATATGATGAACCGAACTAA
- a CDS encoding DUF5830 family protein: protein MKHPKTIRKGLDYIIAMDAPELSPLEVRELLRKTVTKRFDVIDQIMSAARKEGLITDKDGMCHFTYEAHDLEFYKPRIIHTEEINNCRCCGRSMKESHYIELRSGMLGPYGSTCVRKLYLDYLFGEE, encoded by the coding sequence ATGAAACATCCAAAGACCATCCGGAAGGGACTGGACTACATCATAGCAATGGATGCACCTGAGCTATCCCCGCTTGAGGTAAGGGAACTCCTGCGTAAAACCGTAACAAAACGCTTTGATGTCATTGACCAGATAATGTCAGCCGCCAGAAAGGAAGGCCTCATAACTGACAAAGATGGCATGTGTCACTTCACCTACGAGGCACACGATCTGGAATTCTATAAACCCAGGATCATACACACAGAAGAGATCAACAACTGCAGGTGTTGTGGGCGGAGCATGAAAGAAAGCCACTACATCGAATTAAGATCAGGAATGCTTGGCCCGTATGGCTCTACCTGTGTTCGTAAGCTTTATCTGGACTATTTGTTCGGAGAAGAGTAA
- a CDS encoding DUF1638 domain-containing protein → MSSLYLVSCRMFEDELVNIFEGEDENTRLLLIDNENIEGIEEKLNEVSLEYEKISIEDIASKLDPTDKFVVVLHLLEFALDADPDLLKEKVYQTIDENGEKFDGVLVFYGLCGNVLGTIESDFAHIGIPVRILKDSDGNIVDDCICAAFGNRSAYIEAMAGEERGTGTYFLTPMQAANWKEMLVLAKLTPDPDNTEMTKMVFDYSGYKNVGKVDTGLCYEKKFDEIVDDFATQFDFEKKLFEGSTKVADECYHSIKKEIMG, encoded by the coding sequence ATGTCATCATTATACCTTGTATCCTGTCGTATGTTCGAAGATGAGCTTGTCAATATATTCGAGGGAGAGGACGAGAATACGCGTCTGCTATTGATTGACAATGAGAATATTGAGGGAATTGAAGAGAAGCTGAACGAAGTTTCCCTGGAATACGAAAAGATATCAATCGAAGATATAGCCTCAAAGCTAGATCCGACCGACAAATTCGTGGTTGTCCTGCATCTTCTGGAGTTTGCACTGGATGCAGATCCTGACCTTCTCAAGGAAAAGGTCTACCAGACCATCGATGAAAACGGGGAAAAGTTTGATGGTGTTCTGGTATTCTACGGTCTGTGTGGCAATGTCCTTGGGACCATCGAATCCGATTTTGCCCATATTGGTATCCCTGTGAGGATCCTTAAGGATTCCGACGGGAATATCGTGGATGATTGTATCTGTGCTGCATTCGGTAACAGGAGTGCGTATATTGAGGCCATGGCCGGTGAGGAAAGAGGTACAGGCACATACTTCCTGACACCCATGCAAGCGGCCAACTGGAAGGAGATGCTTGTCCTTGCAAAACTGACACCGGATCCTGATAATACTGAAATGACAAAGATGGTCTTTGATTACTCAGGCTACAAGAATGTCGGAAAGGTGGATACCGGTCTGTGCTACGAAAAAAAGTTTGACGAGATCGTTGATGATTTTGCAACCCAGTTCGACTTTGAGAAAAAGTTGTTCGAAGGTTCCACAAAGGTTGCAGACGAATGCTATCATTCCATCAAGAAAGAGATCATGGGATGA
- a CDS encoding GTPase: MPSYKLMVQDVIKKADVLLEIVDARFPDETRNSEVERDVKRSRKPLIIVLSKCDLVSKETLEKSKSRLSKIAPTVFVSSKERYGTTMLRHKILEIADIQGREILIGCLGYPNTGKSSVINGVAGKGKASTSSISGHTRGVQRVKAGSRIVFLDTPGVIPFDEFDEYRQGLLGVKDATHLSDPEGVAMKIIENACEKNKPALEEFYKIEIGNEDVYEILELIGLKLNYLKKKGEVDEFRAAVRIINDWQQGKLLI, encoded by the coding sequence ATGCCAAGCTACAAGTTGATGGTACAGGATGTAATTAAAAAAGCTGATGTCCTTCTCGAGATAGTGGACGCCCGCTTCCCGGACGAGACAAGGAACAGCGAGGTCGAACGCGATGTGAAGCGTTCACGCAAACCACTGATAATAGTGCTCAGCAAATGCGATCTCGTCTCAAAGGAAACCCTTGAGAAAAGCAAATCCCGCCTGTCAAAGATAGCACCTACTGTCTTCGTTTCCAGCAAGGAACGATACGGAACCACCATGCTAAGGCACAAGATCCTTGAAATTGCCGACATACAGGGACGTGAGATCCTCATCGGATGCCTTGGTTATCCAAACACCGGCAAATCCTCTGTGATCAACGGAGTGGCCGGAAAAGGGAAAGCCAGTACATCATCCATCTCCGGACATACCAGAGGAGTGCAGCGTGTCAAGGCCGGTTCACGTATTGTTTTCCTTGATACTCCCGGTGTTATTCCCTTTGATGAATTTGACGAATACAGGCAGGGACTTCTTGGAGTGAAGGATGCCACACACCTGAGCGATCCTGAGGGAGTGGCAATGAAGATCATCGAGAACGCCTGTGAGAAGAACAAGCCTGCCCTTGAAGAGTTCTACAAGATAGAGATCGGGAATGAGGATGTTTACGAGATCCTTGAGCTCATCGGCCTTAAATTGAATTACCTCAAGAAGAAAGGTGAAGTGGATGAGTTCCGGGCTGCTGTAAGGATCATCAATGACTGGCAACAGGGTAAGTTGTTGATCTGA
- a CDS encoding DUF61 family protein, giving the protein MSGRLPDSDDSALMSWMRVEIGKINKEIVAERKPLSQLLKEEIPSSKTKGGDEHLFDKKVLGILEEQLPAELHGKLRLPILFFLDNRVADSSFINDENAARALQLLGELSKSRSFTKGRLWVGKSIAYSIMRKYPTVVQIVMG; this is encoded by the coding sequence ATGTCAGGAAGATTGCCGGATTCGGACGACTCCGCTCTTATGAGCTGGATGAGGGTTGAGATCGGCAAGATCAATAAGGAGATAGTGGCTGAGAGAAAACCGCTATCACAACTACTTAAAGAGGAGATCCCATCCTCAAAAACAAAAGGTGGCGATGAACACCTGTTTGACAAAAAGGTCCTGGGTATCCTTGAGGAGCAACTCCCGGCAGAGCTGCATGGTAAACTTCGTCTTCCCATCCTTTTCTTCCTGGACAATCGCGTGGCGGACAGCAGTTTTATCAATGATGAAAATGCTGCCAGGGCCCTGCAGCTGCTGGGTGAGCTCAGCAAGTCCCGCAGTTTTACTAAGGGAAGGCTCTGGGTCGGGAAAAGCATTGCTTATTCCATCATGAGGAAATATCCTACCGTGGTACAGATCGTGATGGGCTGA
- a CDS encoding ferredoxin-thioredoxin reductase catalytic domain-containing protein: MNDREKLKEKLYGLAVRYAERKGYILNPDEETVSDVIDGVAENIEEYGKRYCPCRFVSGDLEEDKKIICPCIYIEDEIENDGRCHCQLFFKVN, from the coding sequence ATGAACGATCGTGAAAAACTAAAAGAAAAACTATATGGACTGGCTGTCAGGTATGCTGAAAGGAAAGGATACATACTTAACCCTGATGAGGAAACGGTCAGCGATGTGATCGATGGTGTTGCAGAGAACATCGAGGAATATGGTAAAAGGTATTGTCCATGCCGGTTCGTTTCAGGCGATCTCGAAGAGGATAAAAAGATAATCTGTCCATGTATCTACATCGAAGATGAGATCGAAAATGATGGCAGGTGCCATTGTCAACTGTTCTTTAAAGTGAATTAA
- a CDS encoding AzlC family ABC transporter permease, translating to MSQQSESLFTSALRTTLPVFLGYIPLGMAFGFLLEGAGYHWIYAPLMSIFIYAGAGQFIAVALLAAGAGLTEFAITTLLINLRHSFYGLSLLEKFSGVGKVKAYLIFALTDETYALLTTTRAPDEESKGKFYFYIAVLDHSYWILGSVLGAVLGSVLDLRLEGMTFVLTALFVVLTIEQYHAARSRFPFMAAMGAGVISLLIFSPDNMLLFSIFIGTLILMAYEKFVRDDLEVNTLPEQTHDKGDLQ from the coding sequence ATGAGCCAACAGAGTGAAAGCCTCTTCACAAGTGCCCTCAGGACAACCCTCCCGGTATTCCTGGGCTACATCCCCCTGGGAATGGCTTTCGGCTTCCTCCTTGAAGGAGCCGGTTATCACTGGATATATGCACCGCTAATGAGCATCTTCATATATGCCGGAGCAGGCCAGTTCATCGCAGTAGCACTTCTGGCAGCCGGTGCAGGGCTCACAGAGTTTGCCATCACAACTCTTCTTATTAATTTGAGGCATTCATTCTACGGTCTGTCCCTCCTGGAAAAGTTCTCAGGTGTCGGCAAGGTCAAAGCTTACCTCATCTTTGCACTTACAGATGAGACCTATGCTCTTCTCACAACCACGCGAGCCCCGGATGAGGAATCAAAAGGAAAGTTCTATTTCTACATAGCTGTGCTCGACCACTCCTATTGGATACTGGGCTCGGTCCTGGGAGCGGTGTTGGGTTCAGTACTGGACCTCCGGCTTGAGGGAATGACATTCGTACTCACGGCCCTGTTCGTGGTGCTGACAATTGAGCAATACCATGCTGCAAGGTCACGTTTCCCATTCATGGCAGCCATGGGTGCAGGGGTGATATCACTCTTGATCTTCAGCCCGGACAACATGCTGTTGTTCTCTATTTTCATAGGTACCCTCATCCTAATGGCATATGAGAAGTTTGTCCGGGATGACCTTGAGGTGAACACGCTTCCTGAACAGACCCACGATAAGGGGGATCTTCAATGA